A window of Castanea sativa cultivar Marrone di Chiusa Pesio chromosome 1, ASM4071231v1 contains these coding sequences:
- the LOC142635642 gene encoding tetraspanin-15 — protein sequence MTDKATKAKLLKRLLTLLTFILSLPIFASVIWLLLMGDYDCEVVLRLPKLQLGIGIGLIVTFLVSNIAVFLQSRFPMLGLLVVMVPLIVMFTVGLALIGAYNMESRNLPGSPMWLKLKVHDNDNWNYIKKCIYDTGACNDLVSRSLTLKSYDFNSKRLSPLEFNKLTISNIYMLLIMHITSTSTMGFMKFCMLPFLKAGCCKPPTTCQMQYVNATFWEKQNVAEDSSYPYDSDCDTWTNDQGTLCYNCNSCKDGFLSTLQGKWWTLGFFLVVMALVLIVSHLLLFLASMLEHYAI from the exons ATGACAGACAAAGCAACCAAagcaaaacttttgaaaaggtTATTAACCTTACTCACTTTCATTCTTTCTCTTCCAATATTTGCCTCAGTTATATGGCTATTACTTATGGGAGACTATGATTGTGAAGTAGTCCTAAGGTTGCCAAAACTGCAACTTGGTATTGGTATTGGGTTGATCGTTACCTTCTTAGTTAGCAATATTGCTGTGTTCTTGCAATCTCGATTTCCTATGCTAGGACTCCTTGTAGTTATGGTGCCACTGATTGTTATGTTCACTGTGGGACTTGCCCTCATTGGAGCCTATAATATGGAAAGTCGTAATTTACCAGGCTCACCAATGTGGCTGAAATTGAAGGTGCATGACAATGATAATTGGAACTACATCAAAAAATGCATTTATGATACAGGAGCATGCAATGATTTGGTGTCGAGATCATTAACGTTGAAATCATATGACTTCAACTCGAAAAGATTATCACCATTGGAG TTTAACAAATTAA CTATATCCAACATTTACATGCTTCTTATTATGCATATAACTTCTACTTCAACTATGGgttttatgaaattttgtatgttGCCATTTTTGAAGGCTGGCTGTTGCAAACCACCAACCACATGTCAAATGCAATATGTGAATGCCACTTTTTGGGAAAAACAAAATGTAGCGGAAGATAGTTCTTATCCATATGACAGCGACTGTGATACATGGACAAATGATCAGGGCACTCTATGTTACAATTGCAACTCTTGCAAAGATGGATTTTTGAGTACATTACAGGGCAAATGGTGGACACTTGGGTTCTTTCTGGTTGTGATGGCTTTAGTACTCATTGTTTCTCATCTGTTGCTATTCCTTGCTTCGATGTTGGAGCATTATGCAATATAG